The window atttggccatcttcaggtgactcatatacacagtaagggccctgggtcatgtcagattcagcactaaatatacaACCGTCtatcatttcgacatactgtgagatgtgaaagGCCCCTATTGGCGATTTCAtgttactttatcttgcctgcctagctgctgcctatatagtTCCTTTAAAGGAATAGTAGAAAGAGTTATTATCAGGGACAGGGCTGGCATAATTCATTGATTTCGGAACTGGTGccattttcaatttctcaaCTCTTCAGTTTCTTTGCTCGATACTACATTTTTACTTAGCGATTGATTGAGTGATTATGGTAACAGTTGCTATGGTAACAGACCGAGTAAATACACTTCAGTGAATGACACTAGAGAGGTTGCCAGAATACTTGATGTGACTCCTGATTCCTGAGGTGTTAAGTGGCAGGGAGAATGTCTTGATTGAGATTGGAATGGAGTCTCAAGTCTGATCTGAGATTATCCCTTCATTTTTCAGCGAAAAAAGGAATTCTACGAGACAAAAAGGAGTTCTTTGCAGTGCTAGAGCAAGTTGAGAAGTATCTCCCAGAGGCTGCCGATATAACCACAAGTGTTAGAGATATGCCAAGTATAAAGTATGTTCTGCTGAAAGCGTTCTGTTGAAACCTAACTGTACCACAAAGTCAGAATTTAGAGAAGATTATGAGTGAAGAAATTATGTATACAACTAGAATGAGTTGAAAAGGAAATAAAATAAGATGACTTCCTTTTGAGAAACCTTGTGGAAGTGATATGAttatattgaagaaaaaaatatagtTGTTCGCGCAATTAACATTGTATTCTAAAAACAAACTTCTATTTCAGAACGCCATTAGGCAGAGGGCGGGCCTGGCTAAGGCTTGCGTTGATGCAGAAAAAGTTAGCTGATTACTTCAGATTACTGATTGATAGAAAAGAGGAAACGTTAGCGTGAGTATAATAAAACACAGAAGAAACTAAAAATTACATTGATATCATTATGAGGTGTAGGGGTCTTGCTCAAGGAGACAAAGATTAAACAGGTATGGTACTTCTAATTGGATTCCTCTATTCATAACCTCTTGCTCAAGACAACAGCCTAGCAAAGCGGACATTGACGAATCCATGATTGGATAGAACCTAGTTACTACATCTTCCTTCGTGGTTAGATAAGATTTAAAAACGCTTCTTCTTGTTTAAGGGATTGCTATGAACCTGGTGCTATAATGTTAGAGGAGGAGGGGATGGTGATCTCCGGCCTTCTCGTCGGACTCAATGTGATAGACTGCAACATGTGTATAAAAGAGGAGGATTTAGATCAACCTGTAAGTTGACGATGTTGATCAACCTGTATGAGGTTGATGATAGGTGAACCTATATGTTGAGGATTTTGATCAACATGTTAGTTGATAATTTAGATCAACCTATAAGTTGATAATTTAGATCAACCTGGAAGTTGATGAGTTACAGCAACCTGTAACTTGATAATTTAGATCAACCTGTAAGTAAATGATCTAGATCAATCTGTAAGTTGATGATTTACATCGACTTGTAAGTTGATGACTAAGATCATGATTTGATCCACATTAGTGTTGATGACTTTGATGTACCCTTACATCTTGTTAAGTTGTGTCATAAAATAACGCTGCCTAAAAGGCTCTGAAAATGTAAGTAAGAAGGATTTGCCAATCGTTTTTCAGATGGGTGTAATTGACTTTAGTTTATATCTTCGGGATCAACGCAATCAGTTCTCTGACCAACTCTCCCCTCAGTCACCAGACATGGAAAGGTAAGGCATCAACGCTGTGAGTGCTTGTATACAGCAGTGGAAACCCCAACTGAAAACATCTACTAAATGTAAAAGCTACAAATGGCTTGATTGACACTAAGCCCTCATCTTAAAATCAATATTGTATAAATAATCCACATTCGAGTACATGCACGTGTAGATATAAAGAAACCACTGCCTTCTTAGCGCCATTTTGAACTGGCTGCTACAGAGCTATGGGTCACCAATCTGACAGGACTATGGTTCCGGCACTGTTACTTTCTGTACATGAAGTTATATATTCTGGTGGTCGGAATTGTGTTTTGTCATTCATAGACTCGAACGTTTCATTTTTAATTCCAGTGCTGAAGGGCATGCAAATGCAAAAATGGCTGCTATTTTAGACCAGAAAAACTATTTAGAAGAGTTGAACCGACATTTGAAGTGAGTACTACATGTAGGTGGAATGCATTAAAGATGTCTTATAGAAAGAGGATATCTCTCAAATAATGGGCAGGCACAGTGAAGGCCATGAAGCTAATTTTGTGAGAATATTAAAACATTACTGTCGGTATACCAAACAGGTATCTTGTTGACAAAAGGAAGAGCTTTATGACCTGTTTTTTGGTGCAAGTAGGTGGAGGTGCAGACAAATCATCATCTCTCTGGCTTGAGTCAATTACAAGGGACCCTGGCTACTTCTTATTGTAGGAAATAGTCCGATGGTCTAGTCTTTAATCTTCAAGTTAACCTATCCAAACTTCTGTTTTCAGTGCAACAGTGACCAACCTGCAACAGAAGCTTGAAACCTTCCAGACAACCAATGCCCTGATGAAAGAAGACCTCGCCATTTCAAAAAACACCATATTAACGCTGCAAGAGGACAACACGCAACTTCAAGTAGAGAAAGAAAGTCTGCTTGATGCCCATCAGCGACAAATAGAGGTAAGATTACTTGAGATGTATTATGCTTGTCCAGGGGTGTGTACACATGAAGTGTCAATTGTTagtgcaagcacaagtatacaTCATGCATGGTAGAGGTGAAGGTGATGCACTAACTGTTTTTGTGTGCGAGGTATAGCCAAAGCCTTTCTGTGTAGAAttgattttgagattctgaataAGCAATAAGTTTGAGGAATTGAGGAAAACACTTCCATCACTTGGCGTGAATCCCAAAAGAATGGAGCCTCAGATGCTGTTTGTCCACTGCTGCAGTCACTTCATCGTTGAACGTGATTAGCTTCCAAAGGATGGGAGATTGAGTAATCTAGCTAAGCaaataattttcaacaattGAACGGAAAGGATCCTGTTTTGTCCTTAACTGGGGTCTTTTTCTCATGGTAAATTCTCGGTGGAGTTCTTTTTTCTCATCTATTTGCAAAGTGGAGATAAAGTAACACtcccattttcattatcatacgATCATGCATTCTGAACTTGAACATTACTCTCTTGCTTTCTTTCTAGTATAATAAAATGGATAAGAAGGCAAGCTATGATGGGTTTTTCTTGTTGTACTTCTGATATAAGTCTTTACCTACAGTACCCGACATCTGTCATGCTTGTGGTCATATCTTCATGCAGCATTCTCTAAAGTGTCACACAAACGACTGATTAAAATCGCTGCAACCTGTTGTTATAGTCATTGCTGTGCGCAACAAAAAGATCCctcatctgcaggtaaaaccggTGATCCTTTAAATGGCTGCAATCATTGACTCTTGTCGTGTGCAACTGCGATGATCACTATAAATGAGCGATTTTttccttaatcatgttaattctAAATGTTGTATCATGGACTCAGTCTGAATTTGTTGTTTTCTGATAGATGTCTCTGTGTGTTATTATCAGCCTTTAAGCATTAGTTCAGTAGCTCAGGCACCAGATGGAGCTACGGACCATTTCAGATCTATTTATATTATGTATGCATGTAGCCGATTCTATTGTGTTCAAACTTTGTCAGCTGTTTAAGTTTCATTTTAAGAATGCATTGCATCCATGTAAAGAAAGGGCCCTTGATTGTCAATGACAGCAAAGAGtctgtatacacctttccagaagtgaggcgctgagtgtccgaaatagtgatgtcataaggggaaactataTTATGTGACAAAGTCTGGTCTTGGGGAAACAGATGCAACCGAAAAGCACCCAAATAGCTGAAGTTACGTGTGTTAATCAGTGGTGATCCACTGAAATTCTTTCAAGGCTTTTGTGATGACAATTTCTGAAAGTTTTCTGCTTCTGTTTCTAGCTGACAAAAGAAGATATAGAAATCGAGAGGGGGACTTACCAGTCTGCCAGAACTGGCCTAGATTCCATGTTTGCTGATGCACAGAAAAAATTGAATGATGAAACACAAATAAGACTGGTAGGTTGTTCTTATAGATGGCGAAATGGCAGACAGCATCAGAAAACTCTACAGAGTCACGTCGATTGTGACTTCCACCAGAATTCTAGCATACGTTACAAGCGGTGCTCTCTGTTTCATTTCCTGATGCTGTCTGCCAATACGTCATGCTATCATCCATATCCGGGTGTGATCTGGAAGCCGGTGCTCTGACCTCTATCCCACTGATCTCCCTCTATAATGTACATGAGTAATGCATTAGAGCATACATTTCATCAAAGAGGAACCTCCAATCACGATTTGGGAAGTTGACCAGAGATTTTGGCTCACGATTATTGTTCTTAAAAAATTCCAAGGACTCCATCCTTAAATATGTCATTTAATCTTTTCAGGATGTCGAAAAAgaacttcaacttcaaattAGTATGAAACAAGAAATAGAGATGGCACTGCGATTGCTGGAAAAAGATATTCACGAAAAGCAAGACACGGTTGTTTCATTACGAAAACAACTTGAAGAAATTAAAGAGATAAATTTAGAGATGTACAACAAGTTACAGGTAAGGATGAAGTCTTATCAGGATAAAAAACTGCAATGAGCGAATTCATTTTAAAGTGATCATGTGCAGCCACAGAAGATAAATGAAGGCTATTTCGGTCTTTTTCTTATCGCTAATAGCATCAAGAAGGATTGATATGTGAAATATACTTTCAAAGAATTGATactgttttattttgaaaacacACATAACGTAAATGAATCTAACATGCTTGACATTTTCTCAATTTAAAAAGGTTGTTAAAAGgacttttttaccaaaatgtTATCATGTCTCACAAATACTTAGGAAGCCCACATGTACAATACTATTTTAGTAGAGAAATAATAACCTGGAATCAGTTTTTGAAATGAGAGGTGGACTGAGGGCGCACGCCACCAACATTCGCTTCTATATCACGGTTTTCCTTTCATGACATATTAATGCGATTGTTTTGTGTGCGCTCTTGGGGCTCTGAGTTTTTCATAAGTTTATTCTTtgtgataaaaatgaaatgtcacCTTGAATTTGCGAACTTACCCTTTTTACCCTCTccctatttcatatatttcacgTGTGGGTTGAATTAAATCCTGAGGCGAAATTAAGTATGCTTATTGTGAATTTTGTTGAAACGTTACCAAAATAAGAGTGCTTTGTTTTGGACTTATATCTGTTGTCTTTTGTATCTATAAATTCTGTGTTTTTCAAAAATCCTTTCTGGCATTGCCTTTCCTCCTGATCAATATCTAAAGAAGCAATTGTGATCTGAAAAGAAACCCTTTCAGAAttgttgaacattttgaatgctacatttagaaaataaaaatgaaggGAACAGTATGTTTATCAAACATTAAATCATATTTGTGAGTTAATTTTGTATCGAAAGGTATTGTTCTTAATGTAGCTTAGGGTGTATGTGCATAGTTGATTGGACAAAATCTCTGCCAGAAGCAGGATGAAGTAAGGCACACCAAAGAAAGATATGAATTGGGTTTTGGTCTCGATTTCTGTTATTTAAGTGAGTTATAAACTCTCTGATCGCACTCCATCTTGCAACAGGCGAGCTGCAGCAAAACAAAAAGATTCAACTTGTGATGTGTAACTGTCATTTGTCACCTGAATACCAGACATTGCAGTGGCCACGCTGATGTTTGCCCACCTGACAATACTTTCAGCAACTGATTGATCCATCCTTGCTTCTAGTTAAGAGTGGAGGCATGATTTTTAAGGCAGGCGGCTTGTTGACTTTCTGATATTAAAGTGTTGCTTTTGGCATTTTTGGTCATAATGTTAAAAAAACTCAATTTGAGGGACCTTCCAGGATGAGAACTTTACTGAAATGTTTCTGGATGTTGGAATTAATGACAAGCTGTGTTCATACACTCATTTATGACCTCAGGCTGTCGTAAACCTGTGAGATAGATTTACAAAGTCACTCGATGAAAAAACCTTTGATTTGTCGGAGTGACATGACATCGCTGAGGTGCGATAACGTCACCATCAGTAGGTGATGCATGGGAAGCTGGTGGGAAACTCTGAGCAGTTTCATTTGGGGCTTTAGACTGTGCTGGTCCAATTTGGTCAGCAACACTGACTTCTAGAGATCCGAACACTCGACTTTGACTGCACACCTCTGTTTCTTTGACCTTGGGAAGTGCACTTGACTCTCACTATTTCCTATGTTTTTCACTGCGCTCACAAACATCGCTTAGTGTTCCTTCTACATGACTTATGCTACCTTATCATAAAATATTGGTTTTGGTTCAATGAAAAACAACACAATAACTTATCATTGAGTGAATTTATTCATATgaaaatcatgtacatgtatatatgtctTTCAAAATCATAAAGCAACATATGGTATATGTGTCGTCAGTGGCGGCGGAAAATAGCAGCCTGTTGTCGTATTAAAGATACAGTATAAGCATACATAGTTTTCTTTGATGTTCATGAATAATTACATATTAGTCCTTTAGGGGCATTGGCAGTCGTAGAGGGTACACACGATCACATGTTTTTCATCATAATTCATGCCCTTTATGATAAGCAAACACCCTCCTGCAAGATGACCTGTGGTACCATACTTGAAAAAAGCAATGCAACACAAGTTGGCTTTTATAAGCAAAGAAACCCAATCCTTATACAGGCAAAAAAGCATTCTGAGGCAACCTTTGCAAAGACGGTACAGTTcagtaaaataaatatttgataCCAGTTGATTTGGATTCGCACTATGTGTGGAGCCGTTGTCATGCCATCAGCTTGAATCACTTACCAAAAAAGTGTGATTTGATTCATAAATTTTCAATCACATTTTTAACTTCTTTATATCGTGTTATCAAGATTGATGCGTCCTAAATACCATGCGGTTATTTTGTTGCCAAAGCTCTTTCGTTTCAAAGGAGACTCTCTTTTCAATTCTATAAGGTAGATTATTTTCAGACAGCGGCATCACCTGTGCGAGATTTAGATAACTgtccatttcatgagaaaatgacaCTGCCCTTAAAAAGCCTAAAAAAGTTTTTTGGTATATTGCTTAATAAACATGTTAAATCGCTCGTTCTCCATTCTAACGTTTGAAGCATTTGTTTCAAGTCAGTCTTTGAAATGttcgatgtttctgacatcCGGTCAGCCATGTTATCAAAATCAGCAAATGTTGACCCCCAAGTTTAGCCACTCAATCGCAAGAGACTCTATCCAAAGAGATCAAATTGAGTCTTAAATTGCATTCGACGAACAAGGTCAGTCAATTTGAACAACCCCCAAGAGTCTTTTATAAGCAAGGACTAATTCTAATACTGTCAGCTTTAATTTTCGGAAATAATCAACAGTTTACTTCAGCTGTGTCCTTAAAACCATTCAGACACTCAATATCATTGAAGATGGGTGCAAAAATAGAGGGTTTGACGCTACTTGCTGCATAACTAAACGCTCCTAATTTCTTCAATTTAAACTGAGTGTCACCGAAAAGACGACAGCATGTGATCCTTGGAACAATCACCTTCGTAttgtaaaattttcaaatctttaTCTCCATATCAACAGACGTCACATGATTTCATCTCCATGCTTGACTACATCAATTCTCCGATGAAATTTGCAGAGTAGACGAAAATTAAGGCGGAGAGCCAGTTTTCTTCCTTGAAAAATAGCTTTTGAAATGAGTTTTATGACATTGCAGCTGCACAGCACTTCAGAAATAAATGGTATCAATTGCTAATGTCCTTGATATCGTATCAAGTCACATATCCGCGGTTTGGGGCGTTGTTGTAATTGATCAAGGATCACCTGCAGACCCGGGCAGAAATCACTGATGGGAAGTTCACCTGCAGACCAGAATGCGACAGATATCTGGCTTGGGGGCGACCGGTTGAGCTCGCTCGTAGACTTTGTGGTATTAGTCTTTCTTGATGTCTGTCCCAGCCACCTGGAAAAACAATGGAATGGTTTGCTTGAGTTGATTGTTGCTGTTGGGGAATGATAACTTGTTAGTATTAAGACCCCGCCCTGGGCAGCGGATACTGAAATATTTAGCTTGGTTGTGGTTGAGGATTCAAATTTGTTGCATTGCTGAAGCAGTTTTCTGGAGATGCTGTAATTGTAAAGAGATGTTCTCAAATGGTTGGTTTTAGATTAAGTTGGATGATGACGGAATTGGTGGGTTGGCCCCGCGTCCTGGTTGATCTGATGCTGATCTGATGTTCAATTGTTAAGGCCCGCTTCCACTGCATCGGCTTACTGTCACTGTTTTGCTGCTTTGACAGGCTTTTTGGTCAGTTACAGTTGCTGAGCCAATACCCAACAATCTCGCAAACTTACATCAAATTCAATCCAATGCCTGTGAAAGTGACAAGGTTTCCAAAGTTTTTGGTAATTTCCTTTAGGCATTGCGCTATCTTAACAAACCCAacttatttttttacacttatgGGACAATATTAATGTTTTAAGTGCATGTGGGAGGGCAAGTTTAATTCATTATGAAAACAGTCACATAATGACAATATCGTTTCACAGCTGTGTCACTGGTCTCAAGAGTTATTTTG is drawn from Lineus longissimus chromosome 1, tnLinLong1.2, whole genome shotgun sequence and contains these coding sequences:
- the LOC135489839 gene encoding RUN and FYVE domain-containing protein 2-like isoform X4; the encoded protein is MAASTEAKLVLELEEKTPDSGIDAGAANVTMSSKVTENDEWPAPVIAKKATKSAAEKTPERYPKRIRRDPITIERCNLLNMAKLIIKELIDSSLSHGRMLDDDHVPLQQFFVVLEHVLIHRLKPKKGILRDKKEFFAVLEQVEKYLPEAADITTSVRDMPSIKTPLGRGRAWLRLALMQKKLADYFRLLIDRKEETLADCYEPGAIMLEEEGMVISGLLVGLNVIDCNMCIKEEDLDQPMGVIDFSLYLRDQRNQFSDQLSPQSPDMESAEGHANAKMAAILDQKNYLEELNRHLNATVTNLQQKLETFQTTNALMKEDLAISKNTILTLQEDNTQLQVEKESLLDAHQRQIEYNKMDKKLTKEDIEIERGTYQSARTGLDSMFADAQKKLNDETQIRLDVEKELQLQISMKQEIEMALRLLEKDIHEKQDTVVSLRKQLEEIKEINLEMYNKLQASESSLQHKTQLVAKLEEKVNQMSAMMKDLEARSAVETDLKIEREWRAALQSNLEQEKEIVAQLSAEINKLRNTSKDYEQLKGSHQFLQKTCDDQEKALAELGSHLSDSKLKMEDLMEAQQAIKEASWADDREVANCKQCQKPFSVARRKHHCRNCGDIYCNECSDNKMPLPSSSKPVRVCDNCNTQLLQRYSAK